The following proteins are encoded in a genomic region of Pseudodesulfovibrio mercurii:
- a CDS encoding SH3 domain-containing protein: MRRLSLTLVAALALVLAASSAFAFGRIMYTDRPLNLRDGRSPKAEWIGSLYAGQKVRVAHEKDGWVAIYEPAATDPSEAKAAGYSNAKFLTSTRDRYEPKPWGELVRSSTKLNIRSEPNVRGTKVRTLEAGEPVLIDFPEDDWTMVFSAEATIRSKMNGIGYCSTKYLEPVPAGERTAAPAPVAAAAPAPAPAAAPAAPVRAEAAPEQQSTAIQRVALTNEVNVYQSRTTNSPLVRTLRPGDVVQLGLLANGWYAVFKASDMIRSESSSLGYSLRSAMDANSREAGVVVAPVTPQAASVRAEAPAKPAEPARPTKVEAPELSAAAIKAEATKSEPRTAPEPAYEPRTAPESGKQQTLVIDRSAFQDVKRPDPTPDQTAHGYRYKLLEQSETREYGQVWIVLKVFLSTTKLPDRAALQDFAASLWKDHRRVTKNVLVAVYLPGMNVDDLAWGMVKFDYDGMTELWTRRATLFGTKFL; encoded by the coding sequence ATGCGCAGACTTTCCCTGACTCTCGTCGCGGCCCTGGCCCTGGTCCTGGCCGCTTCCTCCGCCTTCGCCTTCGGCAGGATCATGTACACGGACCGTCCGCTCAACCTGCGCGACGGCCGTTCGCCCAAGGCCGAGTGGATAGGCAGCCTGTACGCCGGACAGAAGGTCCGGGTGGCCCACGAAAAGGACGGCTGGGTGGCCATCTACGAGCCCGCCGCCACGGACCCGAGCGAGGCCAAGGCCGCCGGCTACTCCAACGCCAAGTTCCTCACGTCCACACGGGACCGTTACGAGCCCAAGCCGTGGGGTGAGCTGGTCCGCTCGTCCACCAAGCTGAACATCCGCTCCGAGCCGAACGTCCGGGGGACCAAGGTCCGCACCCTGGAGGCCGGGGAGCCCGTGCTCATCGATTTTCCCGAGGACGACTGGACCATGGTCTTTTCGGCCGAGGCGACCATCCGTTCCAAGATGAACGGCATCGGCTATTGCAGCACCAAGTACCTGGAGCCGGTCCCGGCAGGGGAGCGCACCGCAGCCCCGGCTCCGGTCGCCGCCGCAGCCCCGGCCCCGGCTCCGGCCGCCGCGCCCGCCGCGCCGGTCCGGGCCGAAGCCGCGCCCGAACAGCAGTCCACGGCCATCCAGCGGGTGGCCCTGACCAACGAGGTCAACGTGTACCAGAGCCGGACCACCAATTCGCCCCTGGTCAGGACCCTGCGGCCCGGCGACGTGGTTCAGCTCGGCCTGCTCGCCAACGGCTGGTACGCGGTCTTCAAGGCCAGCGACATGATCCGCTCGGAGAGCAGTTCCCTGGGCTACTCCCTGCGCTCGGCCATGGACGCCAATTCGCGCGAGGCGGGCGTGGTGGTCGCGCCGGTGACGCCCCAGGCCGCGTCCGTCCGGGCCGAGGCCCCGGCGAAACCCGCCGAACCCGCCCGGCCCACCAAGGTGGAGGCACCCGAGCTTTCGGCCGCCGCCATCAAGGCCGAGGCCACGAAGTCCGAGCCCCGGACCGCGCCGGAACCGGCCTATGAGCCCCGGACCGCGCCCGAATCCGGAAAGCAGCAGACCCTGGTCATCGACCGGTCCGCCTTCCAGGACGTCAAACGGCCCGATCCGACCCCGGACCAGACCGCCCACGGCTACCGCTACAAGCTCCTGGAACAGTCCGAGACCCGCGAGTATGGTCAGGTCTGGATCGTGCTCAAGGTCTTCCTGTCCACCACCAAGCTGCCCGACCGCGCGGCCCTTCAGGACTTTGCCGCCAGCCTGTGGAAGGACCATCGCCGGGTGACCAAGAACGTGCTCGTGGCGGTCTATCTGCCGGGCATGAACGTGGACGACCTGGCCTGGGGCATGGTCAAGTTCGACTACGACGGCATGACCGAACTCTGGACCCGGAGGGCCACCCTGTTCGGGACCAAGTTCCTCTAG
- a CDS encoding OmpH family outer membrane protein, whose product MKRFSLCLWLCAVLLLPAVSASAQPSKVGFVNPQRIINESRIGKIAQEDLAGLGKEKDRRVRGALDKVNKLQEGLKEDALSVSEQQSRENELRLAVRGYEQLVQNSNQEIQDEERRLIRFVMRRADSILREIAREQGFTMILTDPEIIGYVDGNMDITDRVIRELNSMK is encoded by the coding sequence ATGAAGCGTTTTTCCCTGTGCCTGTGGCTGTGCGCCGTCCTGCTCCTGCCTGCGGTTTCGGCTTCGGCCCAACCTTCGAAGGTCGGGTTCGTCAACCCGCAGCGGATCATCAACGAGTCCAGGATCGGCAAGATCGCCCAGGAGGACTTGGCCGGACTGGGCAAGGAAAAGGACCGCCGCGTTCGCGGGGCCCTGGACAAGGTCAACAAGTTGCAGGAGGGCCTCAAGGAGGACGCCCTGTCCGTGAGCGAACAGCAGAGCCGCGAGAACGAGCTGCGCCTGGCCGTGCGCGGCTACGAGCAGCTGGTCCAGAACAGCAACCAGGAGATTCAGGACGAGGAACGCCGCCTGATCCGCTTCGTCATGCGCCGGGCCGACTCCATCCTCAGGGAGATCGCCCGAGAGCAGGGGTTCACCATGATCCTGACCGACCCGGAGATCATCGGTTACGTGGACGGCAACATGGACATCACGGACCGGGTCATCCGTGAACTCAACTCCATGAAGTAG
- the priA gene encoding replication restart helicase PriA, with amino-acid sequence MADLWQVTLVSPPYATWTYGLPSHFPPLAPGQRVVIPFGKSHRAGVVVGPAESAPEGVEIRNMIWPLEPAPLLDKDFVDMAVNLAARQMVHVGRILEIALPRGLRTAAVTFKVDRHMTGRDLPGSLRPPDIVRAGDRDREALLALWLDGRMRVRVNARKEAEERFVSLLSDPPWAVRPNAKRQLRLLEYLMENGPQSLYALRHSLGDWAPDTAARLEGAGVVRMGELTADHLAEIDGAGRGGEGGSQGDDPGCAFTLTPEQRTALDEMTETMERGGGAHLVHGVTGSGKTVLYMEMARRLLERGRSVLFLAPEVALACQLYRTVARRFPQYRTIFYHGYQSPKKREAAFRELAGGHDPVLVVGTRSAVFLPLPDLGMVVMDEEHDESFKQEDRLAYHAKEVAWFRTGRNKGLLLLGSATPDVKTFQAAVTGRIRVSTLKERVGDSRLPEVELVNIADIGGSGQLLSPKVREAVRETVEAGEQVIVMLNRRGYAPLMYCLDCGETVRCPDCEVGMTYHKGRERLVCHYCGRTYGWPLTCRKCGGAHFIPMGEGTEQLEETLAELLPENTGVLRLDRDSTRQQERLEEILGAFGRGEAQVLVGTQMISKGHHFPGVTLVVVADGDLGLNLPDYRSSERTFQLLVQVAGRAGRGDRPGRVLIQTRNPDHPIWKEVLGGDYRGFFDREISRRTLFRYPPFSHLALVRISFPADFENGQAAVNLLGQVLREQGRALQVDVLGPAPAPLAMLRGRRRFNCLLKSDDWGKVRGLYAAMVRANPDPRTVRTGLDLDPLSTL; translated from the coding sequence ATGGCCGATCTCTGGCAGGTAACGCTCGTCAGTCCGCCCTATGCGACGTGGACCTACGGGCTCCCTTCCCATTTCCCGCCCCTGGCTCCGGGGCAGCGGGTGGTCATCCCCTTCGGCAAGTCCCACCGGGCGGGCGTGGTGGTCGGTCCGGCCGAGTCCGCGCCCGAGGGCGTGGAGATTCGGAACATGATCTGGCCGTTGGAGCCCGCGCCGCTGCTGGACAAGGATTTCGTGGACATGGCCGTGAACCTGGCCGCCCGGCAGATGGTCCACGTGGGCCGCATTCTGGAGATAGCCCTGCCGCGCGGGCTGCGCACGGCGGCCGTGACCTTCAAGGTGGACCGGCACATGACCGGCCGCGACCTGCCCGGCTCCCTGCGTCCGCCGGACATCGTCCGGGCCGGGGACAGGGATCGGGAGGCCCTCCTGGCCCTGTGGCTCGACGGGCGCATGCGCGTGCGCGTCAACGCCCGGAAGGAGGCCGAGGAACGCTTCGTGTCCCTCCTCTCCGACCCGCCGTGGGCCGTGCGGCCCAACGCCAAGCGGCAGCTCAGGCTGCTCGAATATCTCATGGAGAACGGCCCGCAGTCCCTCTATGCCCTGCGCCATTCCCTGGGCGACTGGGCCCCGGACACGGCCGCCCGGCTGGAGGGCGCGGGCGTGGTCCGCATGGGCGAGCTGACCGCCGATCATCTGGCCGAGATCGACGGCGCGGGCCGGGGCGGAGAGGGCGGGAGCCAAGGGGATGATCCCGGCTGCGCCTTCACCCTGACCCCGGAGCAGCGGACCGCCCTGGACGAGATGACCGAGACCATGGAGCGGGGCGGCGGCGCGCACCTGGTCCACGGCGTGACCGGCAGCGGCAAGACCGTGCTTTACATGGAGATGGCCCGGCGGCTCCTGGAACGGGGGCGGTCCGTGCTCTTCCTCGCGCCCGAGGTGGCCCTGGCCTGCCAGCTCTACCGCACCGTGGCCCGGCGGTTTCCGCAGTACCGGACGATTTTCTACCACGGCTACCAGAGCCCGAAGAAGCGCGAGGCCGCCTTCCGCGAGCTGGCCGGAGGCCATGACCCGGTCCTGGTGGTCGGCACCCGGTCCGCCGTGTTCCTGCCCCTGCCCGACCTGGGCATGGTGGTCATGGACGAGGAGCACGACGAGTCCTTCAAGCAGGAGGACCGGCTGGCCTACCACGCCAAGGAGGTGGCCTGGTTCCGCACCGGCCGCAACAAGGGGCTGCTCCTGCTCGGTTCGGCCACGCCCGACGTCAAGACCTTCCAGGCGGCGGTCACCGGGCGCATCCGGGTGTCCACGCTGAAGGAGCGGGTGGGCGACAGCCGCTTGCCCGAGGTGGAGCTGGTCAACATCGCCGACATCGGCGGTTCCGGGCAGCTCCTGTCGCCCAAAGTGCGCGAGGCGGTCCGCGAGACCGTCGAGGCCGGGGAGCAGGTCATCGTCATGCTCAACCGGCGCGGCTACGCCCCGCTCATGTACTGCCTGGACTGCGGCGAGACCGTGCGCTGCCCGGACTGCGAGGTGGGCATGACCTACCACAAGGGGCGCGAGCGACTTGTCTGCCACTACTGCGGCCGGACCTACGGCTGGCCCCTGACCTGCCGCAAGTGCGGCGGCGCGCATTTCATCCCCATGGGCGAGGGCACGGAACAGCTGGAGGAGACCCTGGCCGAACTGTTGCCCGAGAACACCGGGGTCCTGCGCCTGGACCGCGACTCCACTCGGCAGCAGGAGCGGCTGGAGGAGATTCTCGGGGCCTTCGGGCGGGGCGAGGCCCAGGTCCTGGTGGGCACCCAGATGATCTCCAAGGGGCACCATTTCCCCGGCGTGACCCTGGTGGTCGTGGCCGACGGCGACCTCGGCCTGAACCTGCCGGACTACCGTTCCTCGGAGCGGACCTTCCAGCTGCTCGTCCAGGTGGCGGGCAGGGCCGGGCGCGGCGACCGGCCGGGCCGGGTGCTTATCCAGACGCGCAACCCGGACCACCCCATCTGGAAGGAGGTCCTGGGCGGCGACTACCGGGGATTCTTCGACCGCGAGATATCCCGGCGGACCCTGTTCCGCTACCCGCCGTTCTCGCATCTGGCCCTGGTGCGCATCAGCTTTCCCGCGGACTTCGAGAACGGCCAGGCAGCGGTCAACCTCCTGGGCCAGGTCCTGCGCGAGCAGGGCAGGGCGCTTCAGGTGGACGTGCTCGGCCCGGCCCCCGCGCCTCTGGCCATGCTGCGCGGGCGCAGGCGGTTCAACTGCCTGCTCAAGTCCGACGACTGGGGCAAGGTCCGGGGGCTGTACGCGGCCATGGTCCGGGCCAACCCCGACCCGCGCACGGTCCGCACCGGCCTGGACCTCGACCCCCTGTCCACCCTGTAG
- the galU gene encoding UTP--glucose-1-phosphate uridylyltransferase GalU has translation MDITKAVIPVAGWGTRSLPATKNVPKEMLPIFRKPIVQYIVEEGISAGLKDVVFITNQNKTIIEDHFDRNFLLEQLLERAGKTAMLEEVRRVASLVNVIGVRQKQQLGLGHAVLTAREVCQDQPFAVMLGDDLMFGVQTGIGELIKTAKETGKAVIGVIEVPKAKVSRYGVIQGEAIDSHTYRVTSLVEKPAPEKAPSNLAIIGRYVLLPEIFDILEGQRAGVGGEIQLTDALQGLADRDKLLAVRLGGQRFDAGDWVEYLTANIYFALQDEELRDDLVKRLRELLSCSST, from the coding sequence ATGGATATCACCAAAGCCGTCATCCCGGTCGCTGGCTGGGGCACCCGTTCACTCCCGGCCACTAAGAACGTCCCCAAGGAGATGCTGCCGATCTTCCGCAAGCCCATCGTGCAGTACATAGTGGAGGAGGGCATCAGCGCGGGCCTGAAGGACGTGGTCTTCATCACCAACCAGAACAAGACCATCATCGAGGACCACTTCGACCGCAACTTCCTCCTGGAGCAGCTCCTGGAGCGCGCGGGCAAGACCGCCATGCTCGAGGAGGTCCGCCGCGTGGCCAGCCTGGTCAACGTCATCGGCGTGCGCCAGAAACAGCAGCTCGGCCTGGGACACGCGGTGCTGACCGCCCGCGAGGTCTGTCAGGACCAGCCCTTCGCGGTCATGCTCGGCGATGACCTCATGTTCGGCGTGCAGACCGGCATCGGCGAGCTGATCAAGACCGCCAAGGAGACCGGCAAGGCCGTCATCGGCGTCATCGAGGTGCCCAAGGCCAAGGTCAGCCGCTACGGCGTGATCCAGGGCGAGGCCATCGACTCGCACACCTACCGCGTGACCAGCCTGGTGGAAAAACCCGCGCCCGAGAAGGCCCCGTCCAACCTGGCCATCATCGGCCGCTACGTCCTGCTGCCCGAGATATTCGACATCCTCGAGGGCCAGCGCGCGGGCGTGGGCGGCGAGATTCAGCTGACCGACGCCCTTCAGGGGCTGGCCGACCGGGACAAGCTCCTGGCGGTCCGGCTGGGTGGCCAGCGGTTTGACGCGGGCGACTGGGTGGAATATCTCACGGCCAACATCTACTTCGCCCTGCAGGACGAGGAACTGCGCGACGATCTCGTCAAGCGGCTGCGGGAACTGTTGTCCTGCTCCTCGACCTAA
- the glmM gene encoding phosphoglucosamine mutase, with translation MKQRLFGTDGLRGQGNIFPMTPEIALRLGLAAGQYFRNGDKHHRVVIGKDTRLSGYVFETALTSGLCANGMDVFLVGPMPTPAISFLTRNMRADLGVVISASHNPFMDNGIKFFDRNGFKLPDEVEDEISELVLGQDTKWDYPPAEDVGRAHRIADARGRYIVYLKNSFSPHLTLDGLKIVLDCAHGAAYGVAPDVLEELGAEVVKVGVNPDGLNINRKCGSLYPEVIARMVVEEGADLGIALDGDADRLIVCDENGRILDGDQIMALCALELMEKDRLPGNMLVATVMSNMALELFMTEHGGRLLRTDVGDRYVVEAMRREGATLGGEQSGHLIFMDHATTGDGLLAALQLLRIMRERERPLSELAGLLEPFPQVLRNVHVKRKVPFDQAPEVQEAVRRVEAALKGKGRVLLRYSGTEAVCRVMVEGQDPELVEKLTGDIVEACEKHLK, from the coding sequence ATGAAACAGAGGCTTTTCGGAACCGACGGCCTGCGGGGGCAGGGGAACATCTTCCCCATGACCCCCGAGATCGCCCTCAGGCTCGGCCTGGCGGCGGGGCAGTACTTCCGCAACGGCGACAAGCATCACCGGGTGGTCATCGGCAAGGACACCCGGCTGTCCGGCTACGTCTTCGAGACCGCCCTGACCAGCGGCCTGTGCGCCAACGGCATGGACGTCTTCCTGGTCGGCCCCATGCCCACCCCGGCCATCTCCTTTCTGACCCGGAACATGCGCGCCGATCTCGGCGTGGTCATCTCCGCCTCGCACAACCCGTTTATGGACAACGGCATCAAGTTCTTCGACCGCAACGGCTTCAAGCTGCCCGACGAGGTCGAGGACGAGATCAGCGAGCTGGTCCTGGGCCAGGACACCAAGTGGGACTATCCCCCGGCCGAGGACGTGGGCCGCGCCCATCGGATCGCCGACGCGCGCGGCCGGTACATCGTCTACCTGAAGAACAGCTTTTCCCCGCACCTGACCCTGGACGGGCTCAAGATCGTGCTCGACTGCGCCCACGGCGCGGCCTACGGCGTGGCCCCGGACGTGCTCGAGGAGCTGGGGGCCGAGGTGGTCAAGGTCGGTGTGAACCCGGACGGCCTGAACATCAACCGGAAATGCGGCTCCCTCTATCCCGAGGTCATCGCCAGGATGGTCGTGGAGGAGGGCGCGGACCTGGGCATCGCCCTGGACGGCGACGCGGACCGACTCATCGTCTGCGACGAGAACGGCCGCATCCTGGACGGCGACCAGATCATGGCCCTGTGCGCCCTGGAGCTCATGGAGAAGGACCGGCTGCCCGGGAACATGCTCGTGGCCACGGTCATGTCCAACATGGCGCTCGAACTGTTCATGACCGAGCACGGCGGGCGGCTCTTGCGCACGGACGTGGGCGACCGCTACGTGGTCGAGGCCATGCGCCGCGAGGGGGCGACCCTGGGCGGCGAGCAGTCCGGGCATCTCATTTTCATGGACCATGCCACCACGGGCGACGGGCTCCTGGCCGCGCTGCAACTTCTGCGCATCATGCGCGAGCGGGAGCGGCCCCTGTCTGAACTGGCCGGGCTGCTCGAACCCTTCCCCCAGGTGCTCCGGAACGTCCACGTCAAGCGCAAGGTTCCCTTTGACCAGGCCCCCGAGGTCCAGGAGGCCGTGCGCCGGGTGGAGGCCGCCCTCAAGGGCAAGGGCCGAGTGCTCCTGCGCTACTCCGGCACCGAGGCGGTCTGCCGCGTCATGGTCGAGGGCCAGGACCCGGAGCTGGTGGAGAAATTGACGGGCGACATTGTTGAGGCGTGCGAGAAGCACTTGAAGTAG
- a CDS encoding CdaR family protein has protein sequence MLKNWQTVLLSVALAVFTWFLVTGREVVETWVDMPVVMTNPPEGLIIEDGLVDKIQVRLRGPKGLVGNLSSQNLVYPINVSNLKIGEQVVDIDPAKIPLSSTYEIIEVRPNRLRLTVDRRISKKITVEAAWAGNLNSDYRLQEVTASPDVVTIRGPETLLRKISKTRVVLKGDFPEDVPRSWAEDVALEVPDEIEASPGQVNVEAYFAPKTREIWVKVPIEYQDPEGYKVSVSQRYVRLLIQGPVFLFHDDEYRKAILASVVFGGKVAEGEFEMNYEVTLPEGCRLEKKNPETVTTVIKKN, from the coding sequence ATGCTCAAGAACTGGCAAACCGTACTGCTGTCCGTAGCCCTGGCCGTGTTCACCTGGTTCCTGGTCACCGGCCGTGAGGTGGTCGAGACGTGGGTGGACATGCCCGTGGTCATGACCAACCCGCCCGAGGGGCTGATCATCGAGGACGGCCTGGTGGACAAGATTCAGGTCCGCCTGCGCGGGCCCAAGGGGCTGGTCGGCAACCTGTCCTCCCAGAACCTGGTCTATCCGATCAACGTCAGCAACCTCAAGATCGGCGAGCAGGTGGTGGACATCGACCCGGCCAAGATTCCCCTGTCCTCCACCTACGAGATCATCGAGGTCCGGCCCAACCGGCTGCGCCTGACCGTGGACCGGCGCATCTCCAAGAAGATCACCGTGGAGGCCGCCTGGGCGGGCAACCTCAATTCCGACTACCGGTTGCAGGAGGTCACGGCCTCGCCCGACGTGGTCACCATCCGGGGGCCCGAGACCCTGCTCAGAAAGATTTCCAAGACCCGGGTGGTCCTCAAGGGCGACTTCCCCGAGGACGTGCCCCGGTCCTGGGCCGAGGACGTGGCCCTGGAGGTCCCCGACGAGATCGAGGCCTCGCCCGGCCAGGTCAACGTGGAGGCCTACTTCGCGCCCAAGACCCGCGAGATATGGGTCAAGGTGCCCATCGAGTACCAGGACCCCGAGGGGTACAAGGTCTCGGTCTCCCAACGTTACGTGCGCCTGCTCATCCAGGGCCCGGTCTTCCTGTTCCACGACGACGAATACCGGAAGGCCATCCTGGCCTCCGTGGTCTTCGGCGGCAAGGTGGCCGAGGGCGAGTTCGAAATGAACTACGAGGTGACCCTTCCCGAAGGGTGCAGGCTCGAAAAGAAGAATCCCGAGACGGTCACCACCGTCATCAAAAAGAATTAG
- the cdaA gene encoding diadenylate cyclase CdaA, producing MFELFGIQVTWRVLLDIGLVAFIYYNIIVLVRGTRAAAVLYGLVIVLVVYYVAEKFNLYTLNALLGEFLTSLFLVVVILFKTDIRKGLASVGTKRFWTKSNVRDDTLDQLTQAVMSMSHSSTGAIIVIEKNMPLGDIIERGIELDAKVNKELIETIFFTDTPLHDGAIIVRRDRIVAAACILPLSNKLRGQPMYGTRHRAALGISEGSDAITVVVSEERGEVSVAMNGRLTTSLDETRLRRVLKNALGR from the coding sequence ATGTTTGAGCTTTTCGGTATTCAAGTCACCTGGAGGGTCCTGCTCGACATCGGGCTGGTGGCCTTCATCTACTACAACATCATCGTCCTCGTCCGGGGGACCCGCGCCGCCGCCGTGCTCTACGGCCTGGTCATCGTGCTCGTGGTCTACTACGTGGCCGAGAAATTCAACCTCTACACCCTGAACGCGCTCCTCGGCGAGTTCCTGACCTCCCTGTTCCTGGTGGTGGTCATCCTGTTCAAGACCGACATCCGCAAGGGGCTCGCCTCGGTGGGCACCAAGCGGTTCTGGACCAAGTCCAACGTGCGCGACGACACCCTGGACCAGCTGACCCAGGCGGTCATGTCCATGTCGCACTCCTCCACCGGCGCGATCATCGTCATCGAGAAGAACATGCCGCTGGGCGACATCATCGAGCGCGGCATCGAGCTGGACGCCAAGGTCAACAAGGAACTCATCGAGACCATCTTTTTCACCGACACGCCCCTGCACGATGGGGCGATCATCGTCCGCCGCGACCGCATCGTGGCCGCGGCCTGCATCCTGCCCCTGTCCAACAAGCTGCGCGGCCAGCCCATGTACGGCACCCGGCACCGGGCGGCGCTCGGCATTTCCGAGGGGTCGGACGCCATCACCGTGGTGGTCTCCGAGGAGCGGGGCGAAGTTTCCGTGGCCATGAACGGCCGCCTGACCACCAGCCTGGACGAGACGCGCCTGCGGCGCGTGCTCAAGAACGCTTTGGGGCGCTGA
- the folP gene encoding dihydropteroate synthase has translation MMHDTIWTVKGGKVLGPAPFFIAGIVNVTPDSFYDGGTHPDTVTGVAHGLRLAREGAHILDVGGESTRPYGEPVSEAEELARVLPVVEGLIAARTCSVISVDTYKAKVAARCLEAGAAIVNDVSGFRFEPELLDVLVEYKPGYVLMHSLGRPEDMQDEPRYDDVVEDILAFFEERLGVLERAGLPLDRVVLDPGIGFGKKLEHNLAILREIERFNLFGLPVYMGLSNKSLWQGLLGLEVGQRGNATQAATAVLAARGVPIHRVHEVELTRQTLTIARELA, from the coding sequence ATGATGCACGATACAATATGGACAGTTAAGGGGGGCAAGGTCTTGGGACCAGCCCCCTTCTTTATTGCCGGGATCGTCAACGTGACCCCGGACTCCTTCTACGACGGCGGGACCCACCCCGACACGGTCACGGGCGTGGCCCACGGGCTCAGGCTGGCCCGCGAGGGCGCGCACATCCTGGACGTGGGCGGCGAGTCCACGCGGCCCTACGGAGAACCGGTGAGCGAGGCCGAGGAACTGGCCCGCGTCCTGCCCGTGGTCGAGGGGCTGATCGCGGCCCGGACCTGCTCGGTCATCTCCGTGGACACCTACAAGGCCAAGGTGGCCGCCCGCTGCCTCGAGGCCGGGGCCGCCATCGTCAACGACGTGTCCGGGTTCCGTTTCGAGCCGGAGCTGCTGGACGTGCTCGTCGAGTACAAGCCCGGCTACGTGCTCATGCACTCCCTGGGCCGCCCCGAAGACATGCAGGACGAGCCGCGCTACGACGACGTGGTGGAGGACATCCTGGCCTTTTTCGAGGAGCGGCTGGGGGTCCTGGAGCGGGCCGGACTGCCGCTGGACCGGGTGGTCCTGGACCCCGGCATCGGCTTCGGCAAGAAGCTCGAACACAATCTGGCCATCCTGCGGGAGATCGAGCGCTTCAACCTGTTCGGCCTGCCCGTGTACATGGGGCTGTCCAACAAGTCCCTGTGGCAGGGGCTCCTCGGGCTCGAGGTCGGGCAGCGCGGGAACGCCACCCAGGCGGCCACGGCCGTGCTGGCGGCCAGGGGCGTGCCCATCCATCGCGTGCACGAAGTCGAATTAACGCGACAGACGTTGACCATAGCTCGGGAATTGGCGTAG